In a genomic window of Streptomyces sp. SJL17-4:
- a CDS encoding NAD(P)/FAD-dependent oxidoreductase produces MTAEVLDAVEEFDVVIVGAGISGIGAATYFSRELPDKSLAVLEARDDIGGTWDLFRYPGIRSDSDLHTFGYAFKPWRHEAAIADAPLIKEYLHETVEENGLERVLRLGHRVVRAEWSTADSQWTLTVQTSDPATGATRTRTIHAGWVFAATGYYRYDEGFSPEFQGRDEFEGRIVHPQHWPEGLDYSDKKVVVIGSGATAITLVPAMTTGPGAARHVTMLQRTPTYVMALPRVDKVALALTKLLGEERGYAVTRFKNIWTEHAVVKGLRTFPKAGRAFIRRENVKRLPKGFDVDKHFNPPYDPWDQRVCVAPNGDFFDAIKDGRASVVTDAVARFSKRGIVLASGEELEADIIVTATGLNLRLFDGMPIVVDGHQVDIADALCYRGMLLSGMPNWAMAIGYTTSSWTLKVSLMCRYFIDLVRHMDARGYDTVVPVAPPGTNRRPVMDLQAGYAKRGEKLLPKQGPEKPWRMAMSYPEDARALRGPVADENLRFGARRAAAPAPGGRRATRA; encoded by the coding sequence ATGACAGCTGAGGTGTTGGACGCCGTCGAGGAATTCGACGTGGTGATCGTCGGAGCCGGAATCTCCGGGATCGGCGCGGCCACCTATTTCAGCCGGGAGCTGCCCGACAAGTCGCTCGCCGTACTGGAAGCGCGCGACGACATCGGAGGCACGTGGGACCTGTTCCGCTATCCCGGCATCCGTTCGGACTCCGACCTTCACACGTTCGGATACGCGTTCAAGCCCTGGCGCCACGAAGCCGCGATCGCCGACGCTCCCCTCATCAAGGAGTACCTCCACGAGACCGTCGAGGAGAACGGCCTGGAGCGCGTCCTCAGGCTCGGCCACCGGGTCGTCCGCGCGGAGTGGTCCACGGCGGACTCACAGTGGACCCTCACCGTCCAGACGTCGGACCCCGCCACGGGAGCGACCCGGACCAGGACGATCCACGCGGGATGGGTCTTCGCCGCCACCGGCTACTACCGGTACGACGAGGGGTTCTCCCCGGAGTTCCAGGGACGGGACGAGTTCGAGGGCCGGATCGTCCATCCGCAGCACTGGCCCGAGGGACTCGACTACAGCGACAAGAAGGTCGTCGTCATCGGCAGCGGCGCGACCGCGATCACTCTGGTGCCGGCCATGACCACCGGGCCGGGAGCCGCCCGGCACGTGACGATGCTGCAGCGCACCCCCACCTACGTCATGGCGCTCCCCCGCGTCGACAAGGTCGCCCTGGCGCTCACGAAGCTGCTCGGGGAAGAACGCGGGTACGCCGTGACGCGGTTCAAGAACATCTGGACCGAACACGCCGTCGTGAAGGGCCTGCGGACCTTCCCCAAGGCAGGACGGGCCTTCATCCGGCGCGAGAACGTCAAGCGCCTTCCCAAGGGGTTCGACGTCGACAAGCACTTCAACCCACCGTACGACCCGTGGGACCAGCGGGTGTGTGTGGCACCGAACGGCGACTTCTTCGACGCGATCAAGGACGGAAGGGCCTCCGTCGTCACCGACGCCGTGGCGAGGTTCAGCAAGCGCGGCATCGTCCTGGCGTCGGGTGAGGAACTGGAAGCCGACATCATCGTCACGGCGACGGGGCTGAACCTTCGGCTCTTCGACGGCATGCCCATCGTGGTCGACGGGCATCAGGTCGACATCGCGGACGCGCTCTGTTACCGCGGCATGCTGCTGAGCGGGATGCCGAACTGGGCGATGGCGATCGGCTACACCACCTCGTCCTGGACGCTCAAGGTGAGCCTGATGTGCCGTTACTTCATCGACCTGGTCAGGCACATGGACGCCCGCGGATACGACACGGTGGTTCCGGTCGCGCCGCCGGGAACGAACCGCAGGCCCGTCATGGACCTCCAGGCCGGGTACGCCAAGCGCGGCGAGAAGCTCCTGCCCAAGCAGGGCCCCGAGAAGCCCTGGCGGATGGCGATGTCCTACCCCGAGGACGCCAGGGCGCTGCGCGGCCCGGTGGCCGACGAGAACCTCCGGTTCGGCGCCCGCCGGGCGGCCGCGCCGGCACCCGGCGGGAGGCGAGCCACCCGTGCCTGA
- a CDS encoding transporter, which produces MKETLFLLADLWMIFAGYFYGWRFIRRYGNYLLGLEWMVVATSGTNFLLWSLLGAKSNSVLYDLAYFFDAFSRSVGITLILVLGLMKVTHRYKPSRGVDVAVFGVAIVAALFLRPFHGADLDTDRGAFWVSVFYVVVNLLTAAFLCFFVKRLWSAGARWPAVWTGLVTAAGTTIAITYDFFPLPFDDANRTIFYTAALATWGTQGFVYFHAYRALHDRDAASDANPAPATGALA; this is translated from the coding sequence ATGAAGGAGACGCTGTTCCTGCTGGCCGACCTGTGGATGATCTTCGCCGGCTACTTCTACGGCTGGAGATTCATCCGCCGCTACGGCAACTACCTCCTGGGGCTCGAGTGGATGGTCGTCGCGACGTCGGGCACCAACTTCCTGCTCTGGTCGCTGCTCGGGGCCAAGAGCAACAGCGTGCTGTACGACCTGGCGTACTTCTTCGACGCGTTCTCCAGGTCGGTCGGCATCACGCTCATCCTGGTCCTGGGCCTGATGAAGGTCACCCATCGCTACAAGCCGAGCCGCGGCGTCGACGTCGCCGTGTTCGGGGTCGCGATCGTGGCCGCCCTGTTCCTCCGCCCCTTCCACGGCGCGGATCTCGACACCGACCGTGGTGCGTTCTGGGTCTCCGTGTTCTACGTCGTCGTCAACCTGCTCACGGCCGCGTTCCTCTGCTTCTTCGTCAAACGGCTCTGGAGCGCGGGCGCGAGGTGGCCGGCGGTATGGACCGGACTGGTCACGGCCGCCGGGACCACCATCGCGATCACGTACGACTTCTTCCCCCTGCCGTTCGACGACGCGAACCGCACGATCTTCTACACCGCCGCGCTGGCGACCTGGGGCACCCAGGGATTCGTCTACTTCCACGCCTACCGCGCCCTGCACGACCGCGACGCGGCCTCGGACGCGAACCCGGCCCCCGCGACCGGGGCCCTCGCATGA
- a CDS encoding NAD-dependent succinate-semialdehyde dehydrogenase — protein sequence MTKRHVYAVVDPATGKLVKEYPTATDETVDAALDAAAEAYAQWSRQTSVEQRAQLLHAVATLHDERSRQLAEIIHREMGKPVDEAVGEVEFSASIYRYYAENAEKFLTDEPIELLEGEGTAFVRRQPVGVLLGIMPWNYPYYQVARFAAPNLALGNAIVLKHASQCPESSAALQQLFTDAGFPQGCYVNVHATGEQIGRAIADPRVQGVSFTGSERAGAEVAEKAGRSLKKVVLELGGSDPFIVLSTDDLDATVQAAVEARFENAGQACNAGKRFIVAEDLYDAFLDRFTEKVLALTDGLAPLSSVAAAEYVEEQVGRAVAEGATFVSARQREGAYFPPGVLTGLSPASPSAAEELFGPVATVYRVASEEEAVELANDTPYGLGSYVFTTDAEQALRVADRIEAGMVFINGVGLDGAELPFGGVKLSGFGRELGRAGIDEFANKKLIRTART from the coding sequence ATGACGAAAAGGCACGTGTACGCGGTGGTGGACCCGGCCACCGGCAAGCTGGTCAAGGAGTACCCCACCGCGACGGACGAGACCGTCGACGCGGCGCTCGACGCGGCGGCGGAGGCCTACGCGCAATGGTCGAGGCAGACCTCCGTGGAACAGCGCGCCCAGCTGCTGCACGCCGTCGCCACCCTGCACGACGAGCGCAGCCGGCAGCTCGCCGAGATCATCCACCGGGAGATGGGCAAGCCGGTGGACGAGGCCGTCGGGGAGGTCGAGTTCAGCGCCTCCATCTACCGGTACTACGCCGAGAACGCGGAGAAGTTCCTCACCGACGAGCCGATCGAGCTCCTGGAGGGCGAGGGCACCGCCTTCGTCCGTCGCCAGCCGGTCGGCGTGCTGCTGGGGATCATGCCCTGGAACTACCCGTACTACCAGGTGGCCCGGTTCGCCGCGCCCAACCTCGCGCTGGGCAACGCCATCGTGCTCAAGCACGCGTCGCAGTGTCCGGAGTCGTCCGCGGCTCTCCAGCAGCTGTTCACGGACGCCGGCTTCCCCCAGGGCTGCTATGTCAACGTCCACGCCACCGGGGAGCAGATCGGCCGCGCCATCGCGGACCCCCGCGTGCAGGGCGTGTCCTTCACCGGTTCGGAACGGGCCGGCGCGGAGGTCGCCGAGAAGGCCGGACGCAGCCTCAAGAAGGTGGTGCTCGAACTGGGCGGCTCGGACCCGTTCATCGTGCTGTCGACCGACGACCTCGACGCCACGGTCCAGGCGGCGGTCGAGGCGCGGTTCGAGAACGCCGGGCAGGCGTGCAACGCCGGGAAGCGCTTCATCGTCGCCGAGGACCTCTACGACGCCTTCCTCGACAGGTTCACCGAAAAGGTGCTCGCGCTGACCGACGGCCTGGCGCCGCTCTCCTCGGTCGCCGCCGCCGAGTACGTCGAGGAGCAGGTCGGGCGAGCCGTCGCCGAGGGGGCGACCTTCGTCTCCGCACGGCAGCGCGAGGGGGCGTACTTCCCGCCCGGCGTGCTGACGGGCCTCTCCCCGGCGTCGCCGTCGGCCGCCGAGGAGCTCTTCGGCCCCGTCGCGACCGTCTACCGGGTCGCCTCCGAGGAGGAGGCCGTCGAGCTGGCGAACGACACCCCGTACGGGCTGGGCTCCTACGTGTTCACCACGGACGCCGAGCAGGCGCTGCGCGTCGCCGACAGGATCGAGGCCGGCATGGTCTTCATCAACGGCGTCGGCCTCGACGGCGCGGAACTGCCTTTCGGTGGGGTCAAGTTGTCCGGCTTCGGCCGCGAGCTCGGACGGGCGGGAATCGACGAGTTCGCCAACAAGAAGCTCATCCGAACCGCTCGGACGTGA
- a CDS encoding flavin monoamine oxidase family protein produces MSGSREPRSGSTTVDVVVVGAGFAGLSAAERLVSTGRSVLLVEGRDRVGGRSLSGEVAGVKVDLGATWVARRHTAVRDLASRVGCTTTDQFAQGRNVLWMAGRRRTYSGTIPKVSPAALVDMARMQAAVNKLVATVDVDAAWETPGAGRLDAVSFGEWLDRKNALPGTRALMTVISKVQWGCTPGDVSLLHALRYIRSAGGLDHMLDVEGGQQQDRIVETTQEIAKRVAERLGDRVRLETPVRRVAQDDDSVTVRTDSGEIRARYAIVTASPAHRAAIAFEPALSERGEGLTRTWRMGVLSKALVAYERPFWRTEGFSGEAVTDTGTVFITFDVSPAPGGPGVLMAFCDPRVFDGFSPGARRDRVVRQLADLYGPQALAPIDYVDHCWGAEPFAPGGPNPAVAPYATTSFGKALSESHGRVHWAGSETAGEWAGTMNGAVLTGQRTAESVITLLTRDVREGASR; encoded by the coding sequence ATGTCCGGATCTCGTGAGCCCCGCTCCGGGAGCACCACGGTGGACGTCGTGGTCGTCGGCGCCGGTTTCGCCGGTCTGAGCGCGGCGGAGCGACTGGTGAGCACTGGGCGATCCGTCCTGCTCGTGGAAGGCCGCGACCGGGTCGGAGGCCGTTCGCTCTCCGGCGAGGTGGCAGGCGTGAAGGTCGACCTCGGAGCGACGTGGGTGGCCCGGCGCCACACCGCCGTCCGGGACCTCGCGAGCCGGGTGGGGTGTACCACCACCGACCAGTTCGCCCAGGGCCGCAACGTGCTGTGGATGGCGGGCCGGCGCCGCACCTACAGCGGCACCATTCCCAAGGTCTCCCCCGCGGCCCTGGTGGACATGGCGCGCATGCAGGCGGCGGTGAACAAGCTGGTCGCGACCGTCGACGTGGACGCGGCGTGGGAGACGCCGGGGGCCGGCCGGCTCGACGCCGTCTCGTTCGGCGAGTGGCTCGACCGGAAGAACGCGCTGCCCGGCACCCGGGCGCTGATGACCGTCATCAGCAAGGTGCAGTGGGGCTGCACCCCGGGAGACGTCTCCCTGCTGCACGCACTGCGCTACATCCGTTCGGCGGGCGGGCTCGACCACATGCTGGACGTCGAGGGCGGTCAGCAGCAGGACCGGATCGTCGAGACCACCCAGGAGATCGCCAAGCGGGTGGCGGAGCGGCTCGGTGACCGCGTGCGCCTGGAGACACCGGTGCGCCGCGTCGCACAGGACGACGACAGCGTCACCGTCCGCACCGACTCCGGCGAGATCCGGGCCCGGTACGCGATCGTCACGGCCTCGCCGGCGCACCGCGCCGCCATCGCATTCGAGCCCGCTCTGTCCGAACGGGGCGAAGGGCTCACGCGGACCTGGCGCATGGGCGTGCTCAGCAAGGCGCTCGTGGCGTACGAGAGGCCGTTCTGGCGAACCGAAGGATTCTCCGGCGAGGCGGTGACCGACACCGGAACCGTGTTCATCACCTTCGACGTGTCCCCCGCCCCCGGCGGACCGGGCGTCCTGATGGCCTTCTGCGATCCGCGCGTCTTCGACGGCTTCAGCCCCGGGGCCCGGCGCGACCGGGTGGTCCGGCAGCTCGCCGACCTCTACGGTCCGCAGGCGCTCGCCCCGATCGACTACGTGGACCACTGCTGGGGAGCGGAGCCCTTCGCCCCGGGCGGCCCCAACCCCGCCGTCGCCCCCTACGCGACCACTAGCTTCGGCAAGGCGCTGAGCGAGTCCCACGGGCGCGTTCACTGGGCGGGCTCCGAAACCGCCGGCGAATGGGCCGGAACCATGAACGGCGCGGTCCTGACGGGCCAGCGCACCGCGGAGAGCGTCATCACCCTGCTGACTCGCGACGTCCGAGAGGGGGCGTCCCGATGA
- a CDS encoding alpha/beta fold hydrolase encodes MPETSAVESADQYATLPSGMTICFRDHGDKDDPAMLLIAGLGEDLTFWTDPFVGSLTVHGFRVVAIDNRDAGQSTFVAAPPPGIWRQIAARPRGDAYTLADMAQDAVGVLDHLGIARVHLVGRSMGGMIAQTIAATAPERVLSLASLYSTTGARKVGQPALSTIRLLAAPPARNRTAAVRAHLRLTHHIAGTGHPIDDAAEAAIAARGWDRSAGDPAAGTARQIQAIQRSGDRTAQLSRITAPTLVIHGDRDPLVSPSGGAATVQAIRSAQHVVIPGMGHHLPESLVAPVTTYIAQHANRVGEGGSHVRIS; translated from the coding sequence GTGCCTGAGACGAGCGCCGTCGAGAGCGCCGACCAGTACGCGACCCTGCCGTCCGGAATGACGATCTGCTTCCGGGACCACGGCGACAAGGACGACCCCGCGATGCTGCTCATCGCGGGACTGGGCGAAGACCTCACCTTCTGGACCGACCCGTTCGTCGGCTCCCTCACCGTCCACGGTTTCAGGGTCGTCGCGATCGACAACCGCGACGCCGGCCAGTCGACGTTCGTCGCCGCGCCCCCGCCCGGGATCTGGCGTCAGATCGCCGCGCGTCCGCGCGGCGACGCGTACACGCTGGCCGACATGGCCCAGGACGCCGTCGGCGTACTCGACCATCTCGGGATCGCGCGGGTGCATCTGGTCGGGCGGTCGATGGGAGGGATGATCGCGCAGACGATCGCGGCCACAGCACCCGAGCGGGTCCTGTCGCTGGCCTCCCTCTACTCCACGACCGGGGCGCGCAAGGTCGGTCAGCCGGCCCTGTCGACGATCCGGCTCCTCGCCGCCCCGCCGGCGAGGAACAGAACCGCGGCGGTCCGTGCCCACCTGCGGCTCACCCATCACATCGCGGGAACGGGGCACCCCATCGACGACGCAGCCGAGGCGGCCATCGCGGCGCGCGGCTGGGACCGCAGCGCCGGCGACCCGGCGGCCGGCACGGCGCGCCAGATCCAGGCCATCCAGCGCTCCGGGGACCGGACGGCCCAGCTGAGCCGGATCACCGCCCCGACGCTGGTCATCCACGGCGACCGAGACCCACTGGTGAGCCCGAGCGGCGGCGCCGCGACAGTCCAGGCGATCCGCTCGGCACAGCACGTGGTCATTCCCGGCATGGGCCATCACCTCCCCGAGTCCCTCGTCGCCCCCGTCACCACCTACATCGCGCAGCACGCGAACCGCGTGGGCGAAGGAGGCAGCCATGTCCGGATCTCGTGA
- a CDS encoding aminotransferase class III-fold pyridoxal phosphate-dependent enzyme, which produces MALESSRSAFERARRSVGGGVGSGLRAAMPPHPLFVREARGAHVWDLDGDRYVDYVMAWGPLVLGHSDPRVLSAVSEVAEKMQVVGTGHPLEYLAAEAVLEAVPHGERLLWSNTGTEAVQVALRLARAATGRRRVLKFAKSYHGWHDTVYAGMSEDDCDRPAAPGGAGQSASVLDDLVVARFNDVRLAERLLSEAVERDIAAVLVDPVMSNAGVEAPSPQFLSTLRILCDRHGVVLVFDEVIAGFRIARGGAAEKYGVLPDLSVFGKAMAGGFTQSAVVGRSDLIDQVTSGVVHAGTFNANPIALAAVAATMRVLADPAVYEQLERTSSEFEALVGTVLGSSPDFGSFNRVGSLLQYVPAGGATGLHGTSGLWAVILEGMLRQGFLFMPSGKVFLSTAHTTADVEATAEALDRLLRRL; this is translated from the coding sequence ATGGCCCTGGAATCATCCCGCTCGGCCTTCGAGCGAGCCCGCCGCAGCGTCGGCGGGGGCGTGGGGTCGGGCCTGCGCGCCGCGATGCCACCCCATCCGCTCTTCGTGCGCGAGGCGCGGGGCGCACATGTCTGGGATTTGGACGGCGACCGGTACGTCGACTACGTGATGGCCTGGGGTCCGCTCGTCCTCGGTCACAGCGACCCGCGCGTGCTGTCAGCGGTGTCCGAGGTCGCGGAGAAGATGCAAGTCGTCGGCACCGGCCACCCGCTGGAGTACCTCGCGGCGGAAGCGGTCCTCGAGGCCGTGCCGCACGGCGAGCGGCTGCTGTGGAGCAACACGGGGACCGAGGCGGTGCAGGTGGCGCTGCGCCTCGCGCGCGCCGCCACCGGGCGGCGCCGCGTCCTCAAGTTCGCCAAGAGCTACCACGGCTGGCACGACACCGTGTACGCCGGGATGTCCGAGGACGACTGCGATCGCCCCGCCGCCCCCGGCGGGGCGGGGCAATCGGCCAGCGTCCTCGACGACCTGGTCGTGGCGCGCTTCAACGACGTGCGGCTGGCCGAGCGCTTGCTGAGCGAGGCCGTCGAGCGCGACATCGCGGCCGTGCTCGTCGACCCGGTGATGAGCAACGCGGGCGTCGAAGCACCCTCACCGCAGTTCCTGTCGACGCTGCGGATCCTCTGCGACCGGCACGGCGTCGTCCTCGTCTTCGACGAGGTGATCGCCGGGTTCCGGATCGCCCGGGGCGGGGCGGCCGAGAAGTACGGCGTCCTTCCCGACCTGTCCGTCTTCGGGAAGGCGATGGCCGGCGGCTTCACCCAGAGCGCCGTCGTAGGCCGGTCCGATCTGATAGATCAGGTGACGTCCGGGGTCGTTCACGCCGGAACCTTCAACGCCAACCCGATCGCACTGGCGGCCGTCGCGGCGACGATGCGCGTCCTGGCCGATCCCGCGGTCTACGAGCAACTCGAACGGACCTCGTCCGAGTTCGAAGCCCTCGTCGGCACCGTTCTCGGTTCATCGCCCGATTTCGGCAGCTTCAACCGGGTCGGCTCGCTCCTCCAGTACGTCCCCGCCGGGGGCGCCACGGGGCTTCACGGAACGAGCGGGCTCTGGGCGGTGATCCTCGAAGGGATGCTGCGTCAGGGCTTCCTGTTCATGCCGTCGGGCAAGGTCTTCCTCAGCACGGCGCACACCACCGCCGACGTCGAGGCGACGGCCGAGGCCCTCGACCGGCTCCTGCGGAGGTTGTGA
- a CDS encoding long-chain fatty acid--CoA ligase yields the protein MLNLSVLLEDSARTHPDRDAVVLGTTRLTYAQIDAAANQVANLLVDRGVWPGDKVALSCPNVPWFPIVYYGILKAGAVVVPLNILLKGREVAYHLADSEAKAYFCFEGGEGLPMGAEGHAGFTETPGCEHFFLITADPAAGSPIEGVETMGAALRGTAATFDSIGTSGDDPAVLLYTSGTTGQAKGAELSHANLVLNALAVNQLLENRSALDTHLIVLPLFHSFGATVQLNAGFSTASTLVLLPRFDARQAVSLMQREDITVFAGVPTMWWGLLQALTEDVDVERIARNLRVGVSGGAALPAELIKQVRERLGVQVLEGYGLSETSPVVTFSDPAREPRPGSIGVPIWGVEVKLVNADWSEVEDDGTGSAVGEIAVKGHNVMKGYHGRPEATAEAVRGGWFRTGDLARRDKDGFYYIVDRAKDLIIRGGFNVYPREIEEVLMTHPAISLAAVVGVPHESHGEEIKAFVILERGAEARPDELVAWGKEQMAAYKYPRIVEVVRTLPMTSTGKILKRELT from the coding sequence ATGCTGAACCTCTCGGTCCTGCTCGAGGACTCCGCCCGCACGCACCCGGACCGGGACGCGGTCGTCCTCGGCACGACGCGTCTCACCTACGCCCAGATCGACGCCGCCGCCAATCAGGTCGCCAACCTCCTGGTCGACCGCGGCGTCTGGCCCGGCGACAAGGTCGCGCTCAGTTGTCCGAACGTGCCCTGGTTCCCGATCGTCTACTACGGGATCCTCAAGGCCGGCGCCGTCGTCGTACCGCTCAACATCCTGCTCAAGGGCCGGGAGGTCGCCTACCACCTCGCCGACTCCGAGGCGAAGGCGTACTTCTGCTTCGAGGGCGGCGAGGGCCTGCCGATGGGGGCGGAGGGGCACGCCGGGTTCACCGAGACCCCGGGCTGCGAGCACTTCTTCCTCATCACCGCCGATCCCGCGGCGGGGAGCCCGATCGAGGGCGTCGAGACCATGGGCGCCGCGCTGCGGGGCACCGCGGCGACGTTCGACAGCATCGGGACGTCGGGGGACGACCCGGCCGTGCTGCTCTACACGAGCGGTACGACGGGGCAGGCGAAGGGCGCCGAACTCAGCCACGCCAACCTGGTGCTCAACGCCCTCGCGGTCAACCAGCTGTTGGAGAACCGGTCGGCCCTGGACACCCATCTGATCGTGCTGCCACTGTTCCACTCCTTCGGCGCGACCGTGCAGTTGAACGCCGGCTTCTCGACGGCGAGCACGCTGGTGCTGCTGCCGCGGTTCGACGCCCGGCAGGCGGTGTCCCTGATGCAGCGGGAGGACATCACCGTCTTCGCGGGTGTCCCCACCATGTGGTGGGGCCTGTTGCAGGCGCTCACCGAGGACGTCGACGTCGAGAGGATCGCGAGGAACCTGCGCGTCGGCGTCTCCGGCGGCGCCGCGCTCCCCGCGGAACTCATCAAGCAGGTCAGGGAGCGACTGGGCGTCCAGGTCCTGGAGGGCTACGGCCTCTCCGAGACCTCGCCGGTGGTGACCTTCAGCGATCCGGCGCGGGAGCCCCGTCCCGGGTCGATCGGCGTGCCGATCTGGGGCGTCGAGGTCAAGCTCGTCAACGCGGACTGGTCGGAGGTCGAGGACGACGGCACGGGCAGCGCCGTCGGCGAGATCGCGGTCAAGGGCCACAACGTGATGAAGGGCTACCACGGCCGCCCCGAGGCCACCGCCGAAGCCGTCAGGGGCGGCTGGTTCCGCACCGGCGACCTGGCCCGCAGGGACAAGGACGGCTTCTACTACATCGTCGACCGGGCGAAGGACCTGATCATCCGCGGTGGCTTCAACGTGTACCCGCGCGAGATCGAGGAGGTCCTGATGACGCACCCGGCGATCAGCCTGGCCGCGGTCGTCGGCGTGCCGCACGAGAGTCACGGCGAGGAGATCAAGGCGTTCGTCATCCTCGAGCGCGGCGCCGAGGCCCGCCCCGACGAGCTGGTCGCCTGGGGCAAGGAGCAGATGGCCGCCTACAAGTACCCGCGCATCGTCGAGGTCGTGCGGACGCTGCCGATGACCTCCACCGGAAAGATCCTCAAGCGCGAACTCACGTGA
- a CDS encoding Zn-dependent alcohol dehydrogenase gives MTIEFDAAVFRTPNEPLTIERVTIPSTPPPGEVLVRLRASGVCHSDLHVLLGEWEVPTPMILGHEGAGIVESVGEGVTTLKKGDHVVLSWTPSCRRCRYCISGRPVLCDMVSQHSANHLSFDGRSRITSAGGDDVLSFAGLGTFGEYALVPESGAIAVRDDAPFPQAALVGCAVTTGVGAAVNTANVRPSDTVLVLGCGGVGLNAIQGARLAGARKIIAADISDEKLEQARVFGATDLINNGREDFADRVRQLTDGRGVEIAIEAIGLPRTIEAAYEVLARGGTAVVAGQVADGLKVSIDPFVMSDQELSLIGSNYGSSKPASDFPLLIDHYMNDRIDLDSLVTSVIGLQDVNEAFDQMKRGIGIRSVITY, from the coding sequence ATGACGATCGAGTTCGACGCCGCCGTCTTCAGGACGCCGAACGAACCACTGACCATCGAGCGAGTGACGATCCCCTCAACGCCTCCGCCCGGCGAGGTGCTCGTGCGGCTCCGGGCGAGCGGGGTGTGCCACAGCGACCTCCACGTCCTCCTGGGCGAATGGGAGGTTCCTACGCCGATGATCCTCGGCCATGAGGGAGCCGGGATCGTCGAGAGCGTCGGCGAGGGCGTCACGACGCTCAAGAAGGGCGACCACGTCGTGCTGTCCTGGACGCCCTCGTGTCGCCGCTGCCGCTACTGCATCAGCGGCAGGCCCGTCCTCTGTGACATGGTCAGCCAGCACTCGGCGAACCACCTGTCGTTCGACGGCCGGTCCCGGATCACGTCCGCCGGCGGGGACGACGTCCTCAGCTTCGCGGGCCTCGGAACGTTCGGCGAGTACGCCCTCGTGCCCGAGTCGGGCGCGATCGCCGTCCGGGACGACGCCCCGTTCCCGCAGGCGGCTCTGGTCGGATGCGCCGTCACGACCGGTGTCGGCGCGGCCGTCAACACCGCCAACGTGCGGCCGAGCGACACCGTACTGGTCCTCGGCTGCGGCGGCGTCGGCCTGAACGCGATCCAGGGTGCCCGGCTCGCCGGCGCGCGGAAGATCATCGCCGCGGACATCTCCGACGAGAAGCTGGAGCAGGCACGCGTCTTCGGCGCGACCGACCTGATCAACAACGGTCGCGAGGACTTCGCGGACCGGGTGCGGCAGCTCACCGACGGACGCGGTGTGGAGATCGCCATCGAGGCCATAGGACTGCCCCGCACCATCGAGGCGGCCTACGAGGTCCTGGCCCGGGGCGGCACGGCGGTGGTCGCCGGGCAGGTGGCGGACGGCCTGAAGGTCTCCATCGACCCCTTCGTCATGTCCGATCAGGAGCTCTCGCTCATCGGCTCGAACTACGGCTCCAGCAAGCCTGCTTCCGACTTCCCGCTGCTGATCGACCACTACATGAACGACCGCATCGATCTCGACTCCCTTGTGACGAGCGTGATCGGTCTGCAGGACGTCAACGAGGCGTTCGACCAGATGAAGCGCGGCATCGGCATCCGCTCGGTGATCACGTACTGA